The region AAACCAGCAAAGAAAATAAAGCTATAAGCGTACGCCACAAAATTTTATTAAGCTCTTTCTTAATAAATTTAGTTGTATCATAAACAACCTGATGACTAATTGTTGCATCATATTTAGAAAGAATCTTAGAAATTGTGCGCTTAACTTTTGAGCCTACTTTAATATTATTCGCGTTTTTTACGGGGTAAATTGTCAAACCAATTGTTTCAAGACCATTAATCCTGTAATATTTATTTCTTGGTGGCAGTTTAAAATGGACGTTAGCAATCTGTCCCAGCTTAATCAGGTACCCATTACTATTTTCAACAACAATATTAGCCCATTCCGGAAAATGATTACTATTGAGACCTGTTTTTATTGGAACGCGTCCGGTTGGCTGATTGGACGAATTTTTAGCAAAACCAATATATTCAGAGTTCAAATGATTTTTTATCGATTCGGAGATATCAGCAATTTCAACATTTAAATTTTGCAGTTTACGAGGTTCATATTCAATTATATACTCTTTTTTTTGCTTTCCATATATCTCAACATGGCTCACACCCTCTAATTGTGAAATTTGTGGTACAAATACCTGTTCTGCAATGTGGGTTAATTCAGGGGATGATAACCTACCAAAGAGTACATAATTCAATAATGGTTTTTGATCTTCACCTGGTTTATTTACATCAATTACCGGGTAGGATAAATTGTCAGGAAGCTTTGCATATAATTCTCTGATGGCGGTGGAAACATTAAACCGGGCAATATCCATTGGGGTTTCTTTGTCAAATTTGACTTTAACATGGCCATGACCCTTACTGGTAAAGGAGGAGGTTTCTGCTACTCCCTGCATTTTTTCAACCACAGATTCAATTTTCTTTGTTACACTATTCTCCAGGACTCTTGCAGACGCATTAGGTAAGCTGTAACTAATGGTTATTGAGGGTAAAGTACGATTGGGCAAAAGCGCTAATTTAAGATCGGTAATAAAAACACTCCCAAGTAAGGCTAAAAGCACTACTGTCATTATAATGGAAAAACTGGAAGTGGTTTTTTTATGCATTACCTGTTGTCGTTAAAGAAAGAATTACTTTGATCATTTGGCCTGGAAGAATAAATAATATAATCAACTTCTCCAATAATTTCGCTTTCTTTTACAAGCCCCCAATGTCTGCTATCACATGAATAATCCCTATTATCACCCATAACAAAATATGTTTTCTCTTTTTGATTATTATCACTATCCATTTTTTGAGATATTATAATCTGCTTAAAATGGTTACCTACAGCAAGGGAATCATGTTGGTATAAAAATGGATAATTAGTTTTTTTCAATTGTAGTTTAAAACCATTTTTTCCTTTATTTTCAACAAACTGATCACGATAAATCACCTTATTAACACAGGGTAACGACTCAATTTTAGCCAATTGTGCCTCGTTCACTGAAGCATAGAAAACAGTATCATTTAATCGAAATTTCACTTCACTTTTATTTTTAAATAAACAATTCTCAAGGTCTGGATTTCGATTCAATATAACAACATAATGATAATTGACTTTGCTACCTTGCGGGATAAGATGGTTATTAATAAACAAGTTGCCATTTTCCATAGCAATAGTATCCCCGCCCAGGCCTACACATCGCTTTATAAGTATTTTTTTACTATGCGGATTTTTAAATGCAATCAAATCATTTCTTTCAATTTTTAGAAAAGATCTTTTTTTTACATACTTATTGACCCAAACCATATCATTTGGATAAATCGTAGGAAGCATTGAGTTGGTGGGTACGGTATAGACAGATCCAATAAAAAGCCTTACCCAAATTGCAATGAAAACAAAAATTATAATGAAAACCACAATCGATAACACCTTAGCGAAAACACTATTGTTTTGAATCTTAAAAAACAAAAGGACTATGGGTATTAGGAGTAGACCCCCCACCCCTGAAATTATTGCTGACCCAGCAAATAAAACAATGGTTATAATTAAAACCATTGCAATAGATGTCCTTAGTTTAACTTTTAACATTTGAGGCAATCTTCTTAAAAGTATAAAACAGGATTGGAATAATAAACAAACTTACCAATGTTCCAACTGCCATTCCTGCGATTAAAGAAACAGCTAATGATTTTTGCAAATCTGCACCGATTCCGGTCATGAATAAAAAAGGCACCATTGCGAAAATCGTGGTTAAACTCGTCATTAGTATTGGCCTCAACCTGATGCGCCCTCCTGCAAATATTGAATTTATGAGGGTATAACCTGATAAGTTCAAACGGTTAATTGCATCAATTTTCAAAATAGAATCATTCACAATAATTCCCACCATTACAATGATTCCAATTAAAGACATCACATTAACAGAAATACCAGAAAGGTATAGAATTAACAATGCCCCTGCAATATCTAACGGGATTTCGATGAGTACTATGAGTGGGAGCACCAAAGATTCAAATTGGGCAGCCAGAATGAAATATAATAGTAAAATCGAGATTAACAATACTATCATCATTTGACGAATCATTTGCTGATTGCTAATAATACTGCCACTCCAATTCAGTAAATAATCTTTAATTGTTTCAAAATGTTTTGATACTTGCTGCTGTTTAGCTTTGTAATTTGAAGCGTTGGCCATCACATTCATTGATTGATAAACTCCATTTTCTCCGGCAATAATTTTGTTAAATGATTGATTTTGACTAACGCTAATTAAATCTCTCAAGGGGATTGATTCACTATTGGCATTTATGACAAAACTATGCTGAATGGCTTCATAAAAATTCGAATTTGAAGCAGAAATAATAATTGGTAAAGACCATTGTTGATCGTCAATATTAGTAATATGGTAGTTACCAAAAATCATTTTTAGTTTTCTGACTAACATTTTGGCGGGTACTTGATAAAGAAGGAGATTTTCTCTTTTAAAAGCTATTTGAATATAATTCGCCCCTAATATGTCTTGTTGCCTGATAAAAGGAAATTGCTTTTGAAGGTTCTTGCCTATTCGCTTCATCTCAGAAAATCGAAGTCCGGCAGATCGTTTGGCATGCAATATTTCTAAAATAAGAGGTGCTTGCTGGTCTCCAAATATTAAACTGAATGCACTTTCTGCTGGTTTAAAATCATATTTTGCATTTGTATAATTTGTATTAAAAAAGGTTTTAATTTTTTGTTTAACTAATGAAACATCCTTAACATTCCGTAATTCAACATATATTTTGCTTTCACTTGATTTTTGATTTTCCTCTGGGTTTAGGGTGTAATTCTGTTTTCCCACATATAGAGTGGTGTTTTCACTATGTGATTCGATTAATTTTGTAAGCAGCACACTTCTTTTTTTATTTTCATGCACATCTATTGGAGCGTCCCAATCAATTTCCACAAATAACTCCTTTTGCCTGATGTTTGGAAGTTTCTTTTTATCAATCTGGATATAGGAAATTATGCCACTAATTAATAAAACCAGAACGATAGTTCCAATTATGACTGGTTTACGAAAGGATTTAATAAGTAATTTTTCATAAATTAAGTGATACCATGCATGTTTGACCTTACCTATTGAACTTTTTGCATCATTTTTTGGATGCATTAGCTTGAAGGACACAGGTATCAATGTAATGGAAACAATGTAAGATGATAAAAGGCCTATTGTGACAGCCAAAGCCTGATCGAGTAATAATGCTCCCGGAAGCCCGCCAATATATATCATGGGCAAGAAAATAGCACAAGTAGTTAGCACAGAACTCAATAGAGGCCTTATAATTTCATTTGTACCTATTTCGCATGCCTTGAGTATGGGGTTCTTTTCTTGCCAATACCTGGTTATATTATCAACAACAATAATTGTATTGTCTATCATTAGACCAATGCCTAACACCAACCCTGAAAGAGAAATAATATTGATACTTAAATTGAACAGGTAAAAAAACAAAATACTGATTAATAAAGATACGGGAATGGCAACACCAATTAAAATAGGAGTTTGCCACCTTTTAATAAAAACCAGCATTACAATGAAAGCAAGAATACTACCGAGCCACAGTGTATTCATTAAATTGTTTAATGAATAATTGAGTAAACGTGTTTGATCCCTGATTTTCTCGAACTTCAAAAATGGATAGTCCTGAATAATTTGATCTACAAGTTTATTAAGTTCTTCCTGCATCTGAGAAATACGAGTACCTGCTTTTTTTACAACTGCAATGGAAACGGCTTGAGCATTATTGCTTGTAATTATGCCTTCCCTGTCCCTAACTATTTTATTAATGAATGCAATATCTTTAAGTCTAACCTTTTTTTCAGGGGTAGAAATCCAAATATTTTGAATTTGTTCAATATTATTTATTTGGGTTTCAAATGTCAGGTTATACTCGTAGATACCTTCTTTAGCTACAATAGATCCAATATTAATGTGATTTGTTAAAATAGCATTTTCTATATCTTCAAACGATATGTTTAAAGCCTTCATTTGTTTTTCTTTAGGTCTTATTTGAATTTGCTCAGCTACCGTACCGCTCACATCTGCCAATGCAACACCTTCAAGCTGTTCCAAACGCCTGCTGATAACATTTGAAGCGAAATTACTTAATTCAGTAAATTGCACAGCTGAATCTTCTTTTGCAGAAATATTCAAATAAAAAACGGGAATATCTGAAACAGATGACTTTACAACCCTGGGCCTATCAACCTTAATTGATAAATGCCCTAATACCCGGTCAATTTTTTCGTTTACTTCAATAAATGCAAGGTCGGTGTTCGTCTCAAAATGCAGTCGTATTTCAATACTACCATTTCCATTTTCTGATAGTGATTTTATATCTTTTAATCCCCGAACTTGTTGTAGTTTTTCCCGTAAGGGTTTTATCACAGAATTTTCCGTTTGACGAGCATCTAATTGAGGGTTAGTAACTTTTACAGTGATAACTGGAACATCGATATCAGGCATTAATGCTATGGGTATTTTTTGAATAGCAATTACACCTAACAAAACGAAAGCCACATATACCATTGAAACCGCAATGGGGCGGTTTACAAGAAAACGAATCATTGGGATTTAATCTTTGTAGCGTAAACAATTTTCTTATGACTTAACCGCTCATTATTATCTATGATAATTGTATCACCAACCTTTAACCCATTTTTTATAAGATACTCATCTGTATTTTCATTGCCAATTTCCACATAATTCCAAATGGCAACTGAATCATTCTTAAGCGTAAAGACTACATGCTTTTTTTGTCTTTTGAGTACAGCTTTTTTAGGAATTGTAATTTGTTTTCCTTTATTAATTGTGATTTTAACTTTTACATTCATACCAGCTAATAAACCCTTGTCAGAGTTGTTTACAATCCCATACACATCAACAACTCCATTGACATCAACCCTGGGGTTTATATGATCTATTGTGCCCTGATAGGTATCTCCGGAAACTGTTTCAATAATAATACCCTGCCCAAGATTTACAATATCAATTTCGCTTTCAATGATTTTAAATTTCACAATAAAGTTTTTATTATCAATAAGCGTGCATAGCGGACTACCTGCATCTATTTTTTCATATTGATTTGCCTCAAGGTCAGCTATTACACCAGCAAAAGGAGCTTTAATAATGGTTTTTTCAATGGCATTTTTTGCTTCTGCCAGGGCTAGTTTTGCACTGGCAACACCAGATCGTATTTTAGCGACCTCCATTATCTCCTTAGGTATCTGGGTAGAATCGTCAACAGAAAAACCCCGGCTGATTAACACGTCTTTGAGTTCTATTTTAGCTTTGCGGAGGTCAAATTCAGCACGTTGCAATTTAGTTTTATAAGCACGTGCGTCGATTATGGAAATAATATCTCCCTGCTCTACAACATCTCCGCTTTCAACCATTATTTTCGTAATAATACCTGGTACTTCAAATTTTAAAGCGACCTGCCTTTGTGGAATAATTTTACCATTACTGGATATTTCCTCGTTGAATGTTTTTTTCGCCAAAACCAATGCACCGACCGTATATTCTTCAACTTTACCAGGTCGATATTTTTTATGAGCTTGTTCTTTTTCCTGACATCCCTGAACAAAAAATAAAACCAAAACTAAAACGGTGACAAATATATGTTGCATTTGATTATTGCTTCATTCAAATTTTCGTAAAGGGCACGAAAAAACATTAAAGATATCATGAAATTTTTTTATTTCATAAATACCTGAATTAAAAGAAAAATTTTATCATTTGTGCCTTCAATATAAATCTTAAACTTTAATAAACTGTTCTTTTCTAATTCAATCACGTTTAACTTAGCAATCAAATCATCAACCTTTGCTGATATGATTAATTCATAATCATTAAACAGCTTAATCTGATGGCTATTTGAAATGTTATTCTGGCACCCTATCACGGTCAATAGCCAATTGTTTTTTGATATAATTATTGGCGAAGATGAATTTTGGGGTGCAAGTTGTAATACGGAACCTTCTATTCCTGATATCCAGCACCTCACCTGTAATTTTCCAAATAATCATGCGCGTACCTCGCTCCGCCGTCCGCGTTCGCTGAAGCTATAGCGGAAGCGAAAGCTATGCGAAGGCGCAGTGGGTTTAAATGTTTAAGCATGGAGGTTTCATAATTTAATTAACTATTAATTATTTTAATAAAGCACAACATTTTTCGAATCTAATACGTCCCGGGTGTTGTGCTTTTCCACCCCGAACTGACCCAATAAACGATAAACCGATTCAATAAACTCCAAAAAATATCTACTAATTCCAAAGGTGGGCTTTTGGAGTAAAAACAGCTGTTTGTTTTTTGCACAATGCAAATATGTAAAAAAAATTTTAAAAAAATAGACCCAAAATTCCCAACTTGTTTTTCTTATATTCTATTTCTAAAAATCAGTCTTATTAACTATTGAACATCTGCTGTAAACATAAGCTTATACAACTCTTCTTGTGTGTTCATTGAAACAATTGTATATATTTTTTGCTTTCCATATTTATGTTTCGTATTAAAATCTAACCGAATAAAAGCACTATCACCAACTGCTATAGTATCTTTACTTACTTCATATCCGGTGCAAGTACAATCCGGATTGACATAATCAACAATCAGCTTATTCTTTCCGGTATTTTTAAAATAGAATTCTGCCGAGACAGTAGTGTCTTGCGGTAATACTCCAAAATCCTGATATTTGTTTTTAAAATATACCTGCGAAAAGATCTTTTTCTTTTCAACTTTGGTAAGTTTTTGCTTATCCTTATTGAAATGCTGACAAGCACTAATAATGGTTATTATTAATATAAATAAAAAAAATCTCATAATTATCCGTTTAAATTAAAAAAACAGATTTTCAACCTTTTGAAATACATTTAATAGAATTTGCACCTTATCTTTATCCAATCCTTTTCTTCTTCGATAGTAAGTATTATGAAAACTAGCGAAATGTTTTTCCATTGATTCATTATTTAACAAATCATTTTCAAGCATACCCCGGTATTTGTAACCTTCAAAAGGTATTTCACTCCATTCATCGGGATCATAATAAACCACAGGATTCATCTCATAACCAGATAAAGCAGACCAAATATTTTCCGAGATAGTGACTTCATGCATTTTTTGCTGCGTCATATGAAACGAAACATAATGTTTTAAGTCATTTGACTCATAATTTGCACTTAAGGCTGCAACATAGGTCTTATCTTTCACATGCAAAAACTGGATATAAAAGGTGGATTGTTCTACCCAATTGTGAAATGGCATGCTGAAAAATTTTGTTTTTGCTTTGATTAAAAGTATCCGCTTAGTAGACGGATCGATATAAAAAGCGCCTGAATCATTATATTTCCCAATTTTTCTTTTTGGTTCAAATTTAATCACCCAACAATCAATACCGTTTCTATTGATTATTGTATCAAAACTAAAACTATATTTACGATAAGCTTTATCAGACAAATATCGAGAACGTTCTATATGCCGGTAATTAGAAAATAATCCAGAATAATTTGTTAAAGGCTCGTAGTCCATTGCATTTTTTTCCTGTTTATAGCCATATTCAAGCCATTCTGGATCTGGTTTTAATTTGCGAAAATTTGTGGGTAAAAAATCAAAGTTGTCAACCGGAACAGTTACGTCATAACCTGAAGAAATCAAATATCCTTTTGCCTCAAAACACGCCAGATGTTTTTTGTTTTTGAGTGCAGACTCTCTTACAAATCCTTTAGCTAAGTATGAATAAGTAACTCGTTTATTATGATAATTTTCTATTACTTCTTTCATAAACTTTTTAAGGTTAACTGGCTTTACAGTTACTTCATCAAGGACTAATACGCGGGCCTTTAATTCTAATCGTAATGACGTTTCTTTATCAATAGGGAACAACTTTTTTCCATATGCAATATGAGATACAACCAGTGTATCGTTCCCTGTTAATAATTCTTTTGGTACTTCCAGATCAAAAGAACCATCTTCCTGAGTAATGGCACCTAGCGAAGTTCCTTTTAACACAACACTACAATAAGGGATTGACGTTTTTTTTTCCTTTGATATTATAATACCTTCAATTGACTCTTTATCCTGACTATAAGTTGGGTTCAAAAAAAAACAAAGTATGATTAAGAGTATTGAATATTTATGTGTTTGCATTATAAAGGTAGTTTGAATCGATAAACTTTAATCTTTTCTCCCATTTCATCAATATCAGCAGATGAATAAAAATAAGGTTCAATATATCCTAAGACCCTCATTCCTTTAGGTATTTCAACGTCCCCAATTAAAGTATTCTTTTTATAAATCTGGAGTCCGTCATTAGCTTTAGTGCCACTTTTTTGATAAGACCGGAAAAGCAGATCACGCTGAGCAATATACTCAATCCATGTATAATAGCCCTTGGTTTCCCTTTGTTTTTTATAATTGTGCTGAAAATCCTGCCTATTTAGTATTTCTTTGTAACCCTGCTCTATCTCTTTACCTTTGAAACCAAAGGCCTTTTTAATATTAAAATCAGCATCGTATTGGTAAATAACTGAATCGGCTTCATATGACAAGTAAAAATCGCCGTTCGGGCCAATATCAAAATTCACTAACGAAAACTGGCCAATATTATTAAACTTTCCGTATACAGGAGAAAAACGACCAAGCAAGTCAATAACTTTCCCTGTTTTTAAATTTAATTTTGCTAAAACTCTGGCACTCTTATAATAGTCTCTGCTTTCTACAAAATTAAATTCCGGGTGTTGTGACTGAATAGGAAAAAAGACGTTATCATTATGTTTACGTAATATAAACTTATAATAAACCGGATTATATAACCCGGGCATATCTGGCTGATAATTTTTTAGCATTTCACCTCTGGAATGCTCTGTTTGCCAATCCATTAAAAAATTATTGACTTTTGCCCAATTTTTTGTAAAAACATGTACATCATATGATTTACCAATAAAAACACCTAGCTCTTTAGTAAAACATGCTGTAGCAATCTCGCCAGTATTAATTTCACCAGGGCCTTTACCTGTTTTCAGGTAATTATCGATATAACGTCCGGTTGTATCAAATTGAAATACTTTGCAAAACTTCTGATCAATGAAAAACAATTGATCATTACTAATCTGCAAAAAACCAACATAAGAAGAAGTATTTTTCTCAAGAAAAAAAGAATCCACTGTTATTTGATCTATTTTAACATTTAATCTAGAAACAGGTTCTTTAAAAAACTGCTTTTCCTCATTTTGATTACAACCTATTGTAGCAATAAGAGTTAAAATCACAAGGCTATATTTCAAAAACATATTTTTCATACTGCATAAACTCTAAATGAATTCCATTCATATAATAGTTAAAAACATAGCATTTGTTTTTTCATAAATGCTATATTTCTTGATTTTAACAATTTCGGCTGTAATGCCAGCACTCTTGATAGGGCGTACAAATAAAGCCCCACCCTCCTGCGCTACAATTATCACCAAACCATGTGCAACGACAAGTTACATTTGGGTCGTCATCACTTAATGCGTTGTCAGCACTACCATCATCCTGGGTCGCGAAAAGAGCAAATGTTGCACCCAGAAATATTGTTACTATTAATATTAATTCTTTTATCTTTTTCATTTTACAATTTTTTGATTTTATAAATCCTTAAGTACAACTTTCATTATATTTAAAACATCTCCAATCATTATCGGCACCGCATTTAAAACCCCATCCTCCGGCACTACAGTCGTCCCCAAACCATTCACAACGACATGTAACATCATTACCATTTCCAATTAATGCATTGTCATTACCATCCTCTTGATCAGCAGAAAAAAGGGCTAGTGTGCCACTTAACAGAAACCCAATTACAAACAATAAATTCTTTTTCTTCATAATCTTATTTTTTTCATTACGCACAAATTTTAAGGGCTATTAGTGCCGGGCATTGTGCTTAACCACTTATCCTGATCCAATTTACGCGTACAATTAGATCAATTTAAAAAATGTGCTAATTCCAAAGGTGGGCCTTTGGGGTAAAACAGCCGTTTGTTTTTTGCACAATGCAACAGTAAAAAAAAAAAAAAAAACGAACCAAGTTTTCTATATGTTTTTCTGTAATTTATAATCTTTCTAAAAAAAGGCGTGATGAAAAGCCTTTCAACGAAACAAGAGTAAATACACAATGCCTGAAGTAATGGCCATATCAGCCATATTAAAAATCGGGCGAAACAGAATGATATGCCTTTTTGTCCAAAACGGGAACAATTCGGGCAGGTGAAAGTTGAATAGCTCCACGTAAAACATATTAGTGTTTTTTATCTCTCATCATTTTTTCCTTTCTACTTCCCCTTGAAGAGTAAGTAGCAATGGGCTATAATCAATATTACAAAAAACAAATACATTCTGCTGAAATACACCAGGGTGCGTGTTCTCATATCTTACTAGTATTTGTGTACTGTCATTTGGTTTTACTTGTCTTTTAGTTATTTCCGTTACAATACAACTACAATCTGTAATAATCGAATCAATTTTTAAGTCATTTTCACCAACATTAAATATTTTAAATTGCGCGTCTATTGAGTTTGATTTCTTATAAAAATTATAAGTCAAAATCCGCTGTGGGGCAAATACTATTGTATTACTTTTTCGCTTACAGCTAATTACCAGAAAAATTAGTATAAATGTTATTATCCTTATCTTCATTTTTTAGCTTAAATCGGTATTGAACTAATACAGGATTTGAATTTGAATTCATTTTTTCTGCCAGTTTCTTTAATTCTTCCGACTGATTTACCAAAGACCCATTTTGCTTATCCTTTAAACGCCATATTTCCAACTTACTGGTAAATAACCCTGAGGCATCAACATTTAAAGGTGCACTCATCAACCTAAATAATGGATCGTTTCTAAAAATCTTTTCTAAGTATAGTACTTTAAATCTCTTGTTAAAAATCGCCTTGCGTTTTCTTAATGATTTTACATCCTCAGTCAGAGGTAAAATATAAGTGAAAAATAATAATTCATCAGTTTCATAGAAAGTGGATCCCAGATAAGCTATTTCTCCACGGTTTAAACTTTTGAAAAAAGCATTGAAATCATATTTTTGGTCTTCATCCCACACTTTGGATCTCATGTCAATTTCATATTTCTCCCTTGGTGGATTACTCAGCTCCACTTCGTATATTTGAGCGTCAGAGGGTTCTGTATATAATATTTTTCCATCATAATCACTCATATTTCCCGTAACCTCGGTTAAATCCATGGATTTGCTATTTGAAGGAAATCGAAAAAAACTATCTAAAATATTCCCATCTAAATCGGTAAAATATAGATTCCTTCTGCTTACATCATAAAATGAGTTATAAAATGCATAGTATTTTCCATCAACAATTCGAAATTGTGTGGGTTTAATTGGTAATTTAATTTTACGAATAAATTCACCAGGTAAGGAATACTCAAGAAGCTCACCCAATTCAACAGATAAAAGCACAATTCTCTTTCGAACAGTATCCAATTCAAAATCTCCAATATCTACATATTCTCCTGGCCCATGCCCCCTTTTTCCTATTTTCCTTTCAAAATTTCCTGATTCATTGAATACATATACATTATCAAAACCACTATCAAGTATATAAATCTTATTTTTAAAGGTTTGAATTTTTTTTAGACGTTTTATCAAAGCACTATCATTAGTCTCGAGTGGTATTAATTTGAGGTAAGAGGTTAGTTCATTTAAAGTAAAAAATTTTGACTCTTTGGTTTGAAAATCAATAAAAACTGAGGGGTGTTTACTTGTCTCCTTCTTACAACTTGTCAGAAATAATACTAGTAAAAAAATGCCAATGATTCTCTCCATATTTATGTGTTTTAATCATAAAGTTCATCCACATTTATCAAAACATGTTTATGTTGTGCAACCATTATTAATGGGATGAACTTTATAATGTATTGTCAAAAGATAAAATTAATATGGGCAACTTGTTGGATCACAGCCATCACCTGTACCCTCACATTCTGTATTATAATGCGTCTCACCACATTTAGAACATAATACAGCTTTTGGCTTTCTTACTGTTCCACTTAAACTATGTCCTGCACCGCCATTATCCTTAGCATTCCCCTGAATACTAAAAAAAGCAGCTCCAAAAGCAACTATGCAAGCCAAACCTAATGTAAACAATAAATTCTTTTTTTTCATAATCTTATTTTTTTAAATTACACGCAAATTTTTATGGTATTTAGCCAGGGTATTGCGCTTAACCAGTACATATTACACGTACAAGCAGATCAACTTAAAAAAATGTGCGAATTCCAAAGGTGGGCCTTTGGGGCAAAACAGCTGTTTATTATTGCACAATGCAATAATAAAGAAAAAAAAACGAACCAAGTTTTCTATATGTTTTTCTGTAATTTATAATCTTTCTAAAGAAATGCCTGATGAAAAGCCTTTCGCCGAAACAAGAGTAAATACACAATACCTGAAGTAATGGCCATATCTGCTACATTAAAAACGGGGCGGAAAAATATAACATGCCTTTTGGGCCAAAGGGGGAAC is a window of Salinivirga cyanobacteriivorans DNA encoding:
- a CDS encoding 6-bladed beta-propeller; amino-acid sequence: MERIIGIFLLVLFLTSCKKETSKHPSVFIDFQTKESKFFTLNELTSYLKLIPLETNDSALIKRLKKIQTFKNKIYILDSGFDNVYVFNESGNFERKIGKRGHGPGEYVDIGDFELDTVRKRIVLLSVELGELLEYSLPGEFIRKIKLPIKPTQFRIVDGKYYAFYNSFYDVSRRNLYFTDLDGNILDSFFRFPSNSKSMDLTEVTGNMSDYDGKILYTEPSDAQIYEVELSNPPREKYEIDMRSKVWDEDQKYDFNAFFKSLNRGEIAYLGSTFYETDELLFFTYILPLTEDVKSLRKRKAIFNKRFKVLYLEKIFRNDPLFRLMSAPLNVDASGLFTSKLEIWRLKDKQNGSLVNQSEELKKLAEKMNSNSNPVLVQYRFKLKNEDKDNNIYTNFSGN